A single Montipora foliosa isolate CH-2021 chromosome 7, ASM3666993v2, whole genome shotgun sequence DNA region contains:
- the LOC138010069 gene encoding M protein, serotype 5-like, whose product MLGIELDNIKQRVENELNVQNNQTSCVADGVVVKETNNRHGEPFEEEVEPSQNSSEINDLVNEIKKARAEWENIRMAERPPLPKISMNRKTELLITQGNQAIQLIIAEEVLNLNNINLLQYVTAYVISEKLGKTTKLTKTKSNKRQLQKWKAKMENQINSMRADLSILTDMAQKGETQKISKKKQRIKKKYKITTNQELQAARESLKMRIQAKPDVCKEQKKVLQKPW is encoded by the exons ATGTTGG gaATCGAACTAGATAACATCAAGCAACGGGTTGAAAATGAATTGAATGTACAAAACAACCAAACAAGTTGTGTAGCAGATGGTGTGGTTGTAAAAGAAACCAACAACCGTCATGGGGAACCATTTGAAGAAGAGGTAGAACCATCACAAAATTCATCTGAGATCAATGACCTAGTTAATGAAATTAAGAAGGCTAGAGCTGAATGGGAAAACATCAGGATGGCAGAGAGGCCCCCTCTACCCAAGATATCAatgaacagaaaaactgagctGTTGATCACACAAGGAAACCAAGCAATCCAGCTGATAATAGCAGAAGAAGTGCTCAACCTCAATAACATCAACCTGCTACAATATGTGACTGCGTACGTAATATCTGAAAAGTTGGGTAAAACGACAAAACTCACAAAGACAAAGAGCAATAAACGGCAGCTACAAAAATGGAAAGCAAAAATGGAGAATCAGATTAACAGCATGAGAGCTGATTTGTCGATATTAACAGATATGGCACAGAAAGGTGAAACCCAAAAGATCTCCAAGAAAAAGCAAAGAatcaaaaagaaatacaaaataacAACAAACCAAGAACTGCAAGCAGCAAGAGAATCCCTCAAAATGAGAATTCAAGCAAAACCGGATGTTTGCAAAGAACAGAAAAAAGTTCTTCAGAAGCCTTGGTAA